A section of the Pan paniscus chromosome 11, NHGRI_mPanPan1-v2.0_pri, whole genome shotgun sequence genome encodes:
- the SLC25A51 gene encoding mitochondrial nicotinamide adenine dinucleotide transporter SLC25A51, with amino-acid sequence MMDSEAHEKRPPILTSSKQDISPHITNVGEMKHYLCGCCAAFNNVAITFPIQKVLFRQQLYGIKTRDAILQLRRDGFRNLYRGILPPLMQKTTTLALMFGLYEDLSCLLHKHVSAPEFATSGVAAVLAGTTEAIFTPLERVQTLLQDHKHHDKFTNTYQAFKALKCHGIGEYYRGLVPILFRNGLSNVLFFGLRGPIKEHLPTATTHSAHLVNDFICGGLLGAMLGFLFFPINVVKTRIQSQIGGEFQSFPKVFQKIWLERDRKLINLFRGAHLNYHRSLISWGIINATYEFLLKVI; translated from the coding sequence ATGATGGATTCAGAAGCTCATGAAAAGAGGCCACCAATACTAACATCTTCAAAACAAGATATATCACCTCATATTACAAATGTTGGTGAGATGAAGCATTACTTGTGTGGCTGCTGTGCAGCCTTCAACAATGTCGCAATCACATTTCCCATTCAGAAGGTCCTCTTTCGACAACAGCTGTATGGCATCAAAACCCGGGATGCAATACTTCAGTTGAGAAGGGATGGATTTCGAAATTTGTATCGtggaatccttcccccattgaTGCAGAAGACAACTACGCTTGCACTTATGTTTGGTCTGTATGAGGATTTATCCTGCCTTCTCCACAAGCATGTCAGTGCTCCAGAGTTTGCAACCAGTGGCGTGGCGGCAGTGCTTGCAGGGACAACAGAAGCAATTTTCACTCCACTGGAAAGAGTTCAGACATTGCTTCAAGACCACAAGCATCATGACAAATTTACCAACACTTACCAGGCTTTCAAGGCACTGAAATGTCATGGAATTGGAGAGTATTATCGAGGCTTGGTGCCCATTCTTTTCCGGAATGGACTCAGCAATGTCTTGTTTTTCGGCCTTCGAGGTCCCATTAAGGAGCATCTGCCTACCGCAACGACTCACAGTGCTCATCTGGTCAATGATTTTATCTGTGGAGGTCTATTGGGTGCCATGTTGGGATTCTTGTTTTTTCCAATTAATGTTGTAAAAACTCGCATACAGTCTCAGATTGGTGGGGAATTTCAGTCTTTCCCCAAGGTTTTCCAAAAAATCTGGCTGGAACGGGACAGAAAACTGATAAATCTTTTCAGAGGTGCCCATCTGAATTACCATCGGTCCCTCATCTCTTGGGGCATAATCAATGCAACTTATGAGTTCTTGTTAAAGGTTATATGA